AGTGCATAGCTATTTAATGAAACCAGTATCTAAAAAAATTGAAAGTATACTAAAAAACATTAAAATTAAAAAACCTACAATACCTGTTATTAATAATGTAGATGTAAAATGTGAAAATGATAGTCAAAACATTAAAAAAGCATTAGTAAAACAAGTATATAAAACTGTAAGATGGAAAGAAATAATAGACTTTATACAATCAAAAAATATTTTTACCATGCTAGAAGTTGGACCAAATAATATTTTAACTAATTTAAATAAAAATAATGTTAATTTAATTTCTTTTAATACAAGTAATAAAAAATGTTTTTTTCATGCTTTTCAACAAATCAACTAAAACAATGAAAAATTTAAAAAAAACAGCTTTAGTAACAGGCGCAAATAAAGGTATTGGAAAAGCAATAGCTATAAAATTGATAGAACAAGGGATAAAAGTTATTGGCACATCTACTACTCAATATGGAGTTCAAGTAATAAATACATATTTAAAAAAAAACGGTTTTGGTTTAATTTTAGATTTAAAAGATACTCATTCTATTTCAGAAAAAATTAAAGAAATTTATAAAAAAGAATGTTCTATTGATATATTAATTAATAATGCTGGAGCAAAATCAGACAAACTATTAATTAATATGAGCAATGAAGCATGGGAAGATATAATAAAAATTAATTTAACATCTATATTTTACACTTCTAAAGCAGTTATTCGTTCAATGATCAAAAAAAAAGAAGGGCGTATAATCACAATTAGCTCTATTATTGGTTATACAGGAAATAAAGGCCAAATTAACTATAGTTCTGCAAAAGCAGGTCTTATTGGGTTTCATAAAACATTAGCATTAGAAGTTGCGTCAAAAGGAATCACTGTCAATATTATTGCCCCAGGACTTATTCAAACAGAATTTATTAAAGATTTAAATATATTTCAATATAAGAATTATTTATCTAAAATTCCAATGAAACGATTAGGTACAGTAGAAGAAATAGCAGATGCTGTTATATTTTTGTCTTCTAAAAAAGCCTCTTATATTACTGGTCAAACGTTGCATATCAATGGTGGTATGTACATGTAAATTTTATATTACGTAAAATAAAACATTTAAAAGTGAATAACATGAAAAACATTGAAAAGAAAATAAAGACCATTATTTCTAAAAAATTAGATATAAAAACAGATAATATTACTAAAAATTCTTCATTTTTAGAGGATCTTGGAGCGGATTCATTAGATGTTGTTGAATTAATTATGACTTTGGAAGAAGATTTTAGTATAGAAATATCTGATAATGAAGCAGAAAAAATTAAAACAGTACAAAACGCTGTGGATTTTATTAATAATAAACTAAAAAATTAAAATTATTAAATACCACTTAAAATGAATTTATATTAGATATCTAAAAAAAATAATGATAAAAAATAAATTTATTGTAATTGAAGGATTAGAAGGCGCAGGAAAAACCAATGCATGTCTTTATGTGCAGAAAACTTTAAAAAAAAATAATATTAAAAATGTTGTATTAGTTCGTCAACCAGGTAGCACACCTATCGCAGAAAAAATAAGAAAATTAATTAAAACATATTATACAGAAAAAATTACTAGAGAAACAGAATTACTATTAGTATATGCAGCAAGAATGCAGCTAGTTGAAACAATTATAAAACCTGCATTACAACGAGGAGATTGGGTTATTTCAGATCGTCACGACTTATCTTCTTTAGCTTATCAAGGTGGAGGTTTAGGTATTAGTGAACATATTATTAATCAGTTGAAAAATTTATTATTGAAAGATTTCACTCCTGATTTAACTTTATATTTAGACGTCAAACCTGAAACTGGTTTAAAAAGAATATTAAAAAGAAGTCCATTAGATAGAATAGAAAATCGGTCTTTAACATTTTTTAAAAAAACAAGAAAAAGCTATTTAAACAATATAAAATGTAATAAAAAAATTATTAAAATTGATGCTAATTTAGATATTAAAAACGTTACTCATAATATCAAAAAACAACTATTAAAATGGCTTCAAAAACAATTCATATGAAATACTACCCTTGGTTAGTGAACCCGTATAAAATAATTATCAAACAACATCAAACTAAAAAAACACATCATGCATTTTTAATAAAAACTATAAAAGGACTGGGAGTATGTGAATTAATTTTAAAAATTAGTAAATGGTTGTTATGCAATCAAAAAAATGGAATTAAATATTGTAAGAAATGTCATAGTTGCCAATTAATGCTATGTGGAAACCATCCAGACTGGCACCAATGTATTAAAAATAAAGATGATATAATTACCATTGACCATATTCGAAAAATCAATGAAAAAATATTTAAATATCCCAATCAAGGAAAAAATAAAATAATATTTTTATCCAATATTCAAAAAATGACAGAATCTGCAAAAAATGCATTGCTGAAAACATTAGAAGAACCACCAAAAAAAACTTGGTTTTTTTTAATAGATTATAATAATTTAAGAGTAAATTCTACACTACATAGTCGTTGTTTGATATATACATTGTTTCCTCCGCTAGAAAAAAAAAGTTTAAATTGGCTAAAAAATCAAAATTTATCAAATAAAATACTAAATTTAATTTCATTACGGATTAATCAAGGATCGCCAATATCTGCTAAAAAATTTATTAATAATGGTCTTTTAGAAGAAAGAAAAAATTTATTTTTATATTTTTTAAAATCTATTAAAAATCAAAATCTACTAAGAATGTTACCAATTTTATCTGTAAAGAATACTATATTAAAAATAGATTGGATCTGTTTATTGTTATTTGATGCTATACAATTATATTTTAATCAAAAAAAAAAATTAACTAATTTTGATCAATTTGAATTAATTCAATTTTTTTCTAGTAATTATCATTATTTGACTTTGCATCACAGTATTTATACATGGACTAAATGTAGATATAGGTTATTAAATGTACCTGGTATTAATAGCGAACTATTATTATTAGAACAATTACTTAAATGGGAAAAAATTTTAAGTTTTGTTATTTAATTTTAATTGTTGCATAATTTTTAAATGAAAAGAGATAAAATCATGTTTCTAATTGACTCTCATTGTCATCTTGACCAATTAAATTATGATTCATTACATGAAAATATAGAAGATATGTTAAAAAAATCAAATCAAAGTTATGTAAAAAAATTTTTAACAGTGTCTACTTCTATTAATAATTTTTATAACATAAAAAAATTATTTGATAAATATAATTCTATTTTTTATTCCTGCGGTGTACATCCTATATATTGTCAAAAAGAAATAAAAAATTTTAAGAAATTAGAGTCACTATCAATAGACAAACGTGTAATTGCCTTAGGTGAAACAGGATTAGATTATTATTACTCACATGAAACAAAAAAAATACAGCAATATTTTTTTCGAAAACATATACAAATTGCAATAAATTTAAAAAAACCTATCATAGTTCACACACGAAATGCTATAAACGACACAATAAAGATATTAAAAGAGGAACATGCAGAAAAATGTGGAGGTATTATACATTCATTTACTGAAAATTACACAACAGCATTTAAATTATTAGACTTAGGATTTTATATTTCTTTTTCCGGAATCATTACTTTTAAAAATTCAATTGAATTAAGAAATACGTTAAAAAAAATACCATTAAAAAATTTACTAATTGAAACAGATTCTCCATACTTATCACCGACTCCACATAGAGGAAAAGAAAATCAACCAGCTTATTTAATTGATATAGCAAAACATATTTGTTTAATAAAAGAAATACATTTAAAAAAATTTTCTGAAATTATAAAAAATAATTTTTATACATTATTTAGATTTTAAAATAAAATATATTATTTGATTAATTTTATATTTTATATATACTTAGGAGTTTTTAATATGTTTAAAAATGTATTTTCAAGCCTTCAAAAAATTGGCAAATCACTTATGTTACCTGTTTCAGTATTACCAATAGCAGGAATATTGCTCGGTATAGGATCGGCTCATTTTAGCTTATTACCAGATACTATTTCTGAAATTATGGCTCAAACAGGAGGGTCTGTTTTTTCAAATATGCCACTAATTTTTGCAATCGGGGTCGCTTTAGGTTTTAGTAACAACGATGGTGTAGCAGCATTAGCAGCAGTAGTAGCATATAGCATATTGATTAAAACATTATCTGTAATAGAACCTAATACTATATTACATACAAAAATCGATGTAACAAAAAGTAAAAATTTTTCTGACATAGGGATATTAGGTGGTATTATAGCAGGAGGAATTTCTGCGTATATGTTTAATAAATTCTATAAAATTCAATTACCTGAATATTTAGGATTTTTTGCAGGAAAAAGATTTGTTCCTATTATCTCGGGATTATTTGCAATATTTATAGGATTAGTATTGTCTTTAATTTGGCCGTCAATTGCTATAAAAATTCAAATATTTTCTCAATGGGCTGCTTATCAAAATCCAATTTTTGCTTTTTCTTTATATGGTTTAGTAGAAAGAGCTTTAGTTCCATTTGGTTTACATCATATATGGAATGTTCCATTTCAAATGCAAATTGGAGAGTATACTAATTCTATTGGACAAGTATTTCATGGTGATATTGCAAGATATATAGCTGGAGATAGAACTGCTGGAAACTTATCAGGAGGATTTATTTTCAAGATGTATGGTCTTCCAGGAGCAGCTTTAGCAATTTGGCATGCAGCAAAAAAAGAAAATAAAAAAAAAATAGGAAGTATTATGATTTCTGCTGCATTAACAGCTTTTTTAACTGGAATTACAGAACCGATTGAATTTTCATTTATATTAGTTGCTCCAATATTATATGTTATTCACGCTTTCTTGGCAGGGTTATCTTTTCCATTATGTATTTTTTTAAATATGCGAGCAGGAACAAGTTTTTCACACGGATTTATAGATTTTATAGTACTAAGCGGACATAGCAGTAAATTATTTCTTTTTCCTATCGTTGGCATTTTATATGGTGCTTTATATTATATTATATTTTATTTTTTAATAATTACATTTGACTTGCAAACCCCAGGAAGAGAGAATAAAAGCAACAATGCTATAACAAAAAATAATGATGAGATAGCACCTGATATTGTTTATGCCTTAGGAGGAAAAGAAAATATTAAAAATTTAGATGCTTGCATTACAAGGTTACGTATTACAGTATTAGAAGTGTCAAAAGTTAATAAAGTTGCTTTAAAAGATTTAGGAGCAGCAGGGGTGGTAATATCAGGGTTAGGAGTACAAGCGGTTTTCGGAACTAGATCTGAAAATATTAAGACAGCGATAGATGAATATATAAAAAATAAATAAAAAAATAGGGTGAGTAAAACGTAACTCGCCCAATAATTGACGTATTTTATAAAAACATTTAAATATAAATATTTTATTATGAATAATGACTTAATTTTCCAAAAAATCATAAAAAAAGAAATTTCATCAAATATTTTGTATCAAGATAATATAGTCACGGCTTTTGATGATATAAATCCAAAAGCTCCTATACATATATTAATTGTACCAAATTGTGTAATAAAAACAGCAAATGAAATAAATAAAAAAAATAAGAACATTATTGCACATATGTTTTATATTGCAGTTAAAATTGCTAAAAAGAGAAATATTAGTGAAGATGGATATAAAATTATTATTAATTGCAATAAAAATGGAGGGCAAGAAATTAATTATTTACATATGCATTTATTAGGTGGAACTAAGTTAAAAACATTATATTAAATATAATTCTTTTGAAAAGGTAATTATTTAAATAGTAATTGAATATTTGCATATATTATTTTATTTTCACCTATAGCTGTTTATTTTTTAAAAAAGAAGTTTTCTAAAAAATATATTAATTATAAATAATTATGAAAATTTTTAATAAAGTAGAACTTTCTACTAAAATGTACAGTATAAAATATATATTTTATATTGAAAAAAAATATATTTTACTTCTTATAAATCAGTAGAAAGTTCTAAACTTTACTTTTTATATAAAAATTTTTTCAAAAAATTTATTTAAAAAAATTACTTAACGTAAAATTAAAATTGGTAAACTAATCCAGCACCAATAATATTATCTGTAGAAATTTTATTTGTTTTAATAAAATCATTTTCTTTTAACAAATTAATTTTATAATTCATATATGTTGAAATATTTTTATTAAACTCATAACGAGTAGAAATGTTAATTTGTTTAGCTAGACCTAGTTCACTTTTTTTAGAACTATGCATATTATAACCTTTAGAATCTAGATAACTTAAAGAAGGACGAAATCCAGATTTAAAAGTATATTCCGCGATGGCTTCAATATTTTGCGTTTCATTTATATAACTACTGCCATGAATGTTATGAGGTGTTAAATTTCTTGCAGCACCATAAAAAGCAGCAACATATATATTATTAGCATCATATTTAAAACCTAGTCCATACGAATTAACAGATTCATTCATTAAACTTTTACCTGTTGAAGAATGAGTTCTTTTAGATGTAAAACAGGATCCGATAGCAGTTAATCCTGAATCACTTTCATATTTTAAAGACGCACCCCAACCTGAATTATTTTTTTGACTTGGATGTCTATTTTTAGTTGCATCTTGATATTGTAATGCAAAACTAATACCATCAATTAAACCAAAAAAATTATCATTTCTATAAGTTAACAAGCTTCCATTTCTACCTACCATATAATTATCATTATATGCAAAAACACTATTATTTATAATATATGGAGCACGATTAATCAAAGACTCGACGTCATGAATAACACCATAATTTCTACCATAATCTATGGATCCTAAATTGCCATATTTCAAACCAGCATATCCTAAACGTATAGTATTATTTTGTTGTTGATTCATTAATTCTTCAGGCATAAAAAAATCAGTTTTATATTCAATTTTTGCATAACTAGAAAGTTTATTAGTAATATTAACTTTCCCAGATAACCCTAAAACAGCATTAGTGTTATCTTCCTTGGATGTAATTTTAGTAGATAAAAAACTATTAGAAAATTCATGATTAGGGTTTATAATTCCATATAACTCTAACTTATTACCATTTTTGTTAAAAATTTCCGCGGCTTTAACTGCACTGCTAGTCGCAAATAATATCGGTATTAAAATTGATAAAGATTTTTTTTTGTTCATATTTTTTAAATTACCTTGTTAGTAAATATAAATTAAACAATTATAAAAATAATTTGATATAAAAATTTATTTAAAAACGAGAGCTTTTGACAGTACGAGGAAATGGTATTATGTCTCTTACATTAGATACTCCAGTAATATAAGAAATAAATCGTTCAAAACCCATACCAAAACCTGAATGTTGAACAGTTCCATAACGCCTCAGATCTCGATACCACCAATACTCTTCTTTTTTAAGACCTAACTCTAATAAACGTAAATCTAATATTTCAATACGTTCTTCACGTTGAGATCCACCTATTAATTCACCAATACCTGGTACTAAGAGATCCATTGCAGCAACAGTTTTTTTGTCATCGTTTAGCCTCATATAAAATGCTTTTAATTCTTTTGGATAATCAGTTATTATTACAGGTCTTTTAAAGTGTTTCTCAACAAGAAAACGTTCATGTTCAGAATTTAGATCAGTTCCTGGATAAATGATTTTATCAAATTTATTTTGAGAATTTATTAAAATATTTATAGCTTCAGTGTACTTTATACGTATAAAATCTAA
This portion of the Buchnera aphidicola (Aphis gossypii) genome encodes:
- the fabG gene encoding 3-oxoacyl-ACP reductase FabG, which codes for MKNLKKTALVTGANKGIGKAIAIKLIEQGIKVIGTSTTQYGVQVINTYLKKNGFGLILDLKDTHSISEKIKEIYKKECSIDILINNAGAKSDKLLINMSNEAWEDIIKINLTSIFYTSKAVIRSMIKKKEGRIITISSIIGYTGNKGQINYSSAKAGLIGFHKTLALEVASKGITVNIIAPGLIQTEFIKDLNIFQYKNYLSKIPMKRLGTVEEIADAVIFLSSKKASYITGQTLHINGGMYM
- the acpP gene encoding acyl carrier protein, whose amino-acid sequence is MKNIEKKIKTIISKKLDIKTDNITKNSSFLEDLGADSLDVVELIMTLEEDFSIEISDNEAEKIKTVQNAVDFINNKLKN
- the tmk gene encoding dTMP kinase, with amino-acid sequence MIKNKFIVIEGLEGAGKTNACLYVQKTLKKNNIKNVVLVRQPGSTPIAEKIRKLIKTYYTEKITRETELLLVYAARMQLVETIIKPALQRGDWVISDRHDLSSLAYQGGGLGISEHIINQLKNLLLKDFTPDLTLYLDVKPETGLKRILKRSPLDRIENRSLTFFKKTRKSYLNNIKCNKKIIKIDANLDIKNVTHNIKKQLLKWLQKQFI
- a CDS encoding DNA polymerase III subunit delta' C-terminal domain-containing protein, which gives rise to MASKTIHMKYYPWLVNPYKIIIKQHQTKKTHHAFLIKTIKGLGVCELILKISKWLLCNQKNGIKYCKKCHSCQLMLCGNHPDWHQCIKNKDDIITIDHIRKINEKIFKYPNQGKNKIIFLSNIQKMTESAKNALLKTLEEPPKKTWFFLIDYNNLRVNSTLHSRCLIYTLFPPLEKKSLNWLKNQNLSNKILNLISLRINQGSPISAKKFINNGLLEERKNLFLYFLKSIKNQNLLRMLPILSVKNTILKIDWICLLLFDAIQLYFNQKKKLTNFDQFELIQFFSSNYHYLTLHHSIYTWTKCRYRLLNVPGINSELLLLEQLLKWEKILSFVI
- a CDS encoding TatD family hydrolase, with translation MFLIDSHCHLDQLNYDSLHENIEDMLKKSNQSYVKKFLTVSTSINNFYNIKKLFDKYNSIFYSCGVHPIYCQKEIKNFKKLESLSIDKRVIALGETGLDYYYSHETKKIQQYFFRKHIQIAINLKKPIIVHTRNAINDTIKILKEEHAEKCGGIIHSFTENYTTAFKLLDLGFYISFSGIITFKNSIELRNTLKKIPLKNLLIETDSPYLSPTPHRGKENQPAYLIDIAKHICLIKEIHLKKFSEIIKNNFYTLFRF
- the ptsG gene encoding PTS glucose transporter subunit IIBC, with the protein product MFKNVFSSLQKIGKSLMLPVSVLPIAGILLGIGSAHFSLLPDTISEIMAQTGGSVFSNMPLIFAIGVALGFSNNDGVAALAAVVAYSILIKTLSVIEPNTILHTKIDVTKSKNFSDIGILGGIIAGGISAYMFNKFYKIQLPEYLGFFAGKRFVPIISGLFAIFIGLVLSLIWPSIAIKIQIFSQWAAYQNPIFAFSLYGLVERALVPFGLHHIWNVPFQMQIGEYTNSIGQVFHGDIARYIAGDRTAGNLSGGFIFKMYGLPGAALAIWHAAKKENKKKIGSIMISAALTAFLTGITEPIEFSFILVAPILYVIHAFLAGLSFPLCIFLNMRAGTSFSHGFIDFIVLSGHSSKLFLFPIVGILYGALYYIIFYFLIITFDLQTPGRENKSNNAITKNNDEIAPDIVYALGGKENIKNLDACITRLRITVLEVSKVNKVALKDLGAAGVVISGLGVQAVFGTRSENIKTAIDEYIKNK
- a CDS encoding histidine triad nucleotide-binding protein translates to MNNDLIFQKIIKKEISSNILYQDNIVTAFDDINPKAPIHILIVPNCVIKTANEINKKNKNIIAHMFYIAVKIAKKRNISEDGYKIIINCNKNGGQEINYLHMHLLGGTKLKTLY
- a CDS encoding porin, producing MNKKKSLSILIPILFATSSAVKAAEIFNKNGNKLELYGIINPNHEFSNSFLSTKITSKEDNTNAVLGLSGKVNITNKLSSYAKIEYKTDFFMPEELMNQQQNNTIRLGYAGLKYGNLGSIDYGRNYGVIHDVESLINRAPYIINNSVFAYNDNYMVGRNGSLLTYRNDNFFGLIDGISFALQYQDATKNRHPSQKNNSGWGASLKYESDSGLTAIGSCFTSKRTHSSTGKSLMNESVNSYGLGFKYDANNIYVAAFYGAARNLTPHNIHGSSYINETQNIEAIAEYTFKSGFRPSLSYLDSKGYNMHSSKKSELGLAKQINISTRYEFNKNISTYMNYKINLLKENDFIKTNKISTDNIIGAGLVYQF